The following proteins are co-located in the Clostridiales bacterium genome:
- the trpS gene encoding tryptophan--tRNA ligase produces the protein MKRVFSGVQPTGNIHIGNYLGALKQFVELQDENNCIYCIVDLHSITLPQDPKVLRKNILDVAALYLAVGLDPKKSIIFVQSMVPGHTELSWILTCNSYTGELSRMTQFKQKSRDSESAPTGLFTYPILMAADILLYDTDVVPVGNDQKQHIEITRDLAERINNKYGKTFVVPDGRFLKEGARIMSLDDPTSKMSKSAENIHSRISLLDDANKIKKSIMRATTDSEGTIRFDMENKPGISNLLNIYSAFSGMKVPDIEKKYEGLGYGDFKKDLVEVTVDAILPIQQRYNEIRESEELITILKDGAEKANAISEKTISRVKHKFGLGL, from the coding sequence ATGAAACGTGTTTTTTCAGGAGTACAGCCTACGGGCAACATTCATATTGGAAATTATCTGGGGGCACTAAAGCAGTTTGTTGAGCTGCAAGATGAAAACAACTGCATTTACTGTATTGTAGACCTTCATTCCATTACCCTGCCCCAGGATCCAAAGGTACTCAGAAAAAATATTCTGGATGTGGCTGCACTCTATCTTGCGGTTGGGCTAGATCCGAAGAAATCCATCATCTTTGTACAATCCATGGTGCCAGGACATACTGAACTTTCTTGGATCTTGACATGCAACTCCTATACAGGGGAGCTGTCCAGAATGACCCAGTTTAAGCAAAAAAGCAGAGACAGCGAATCAGCTCCAACGGGTCTGTTCACCTACCCGATTCTCATGGCAGCAGACATTCTTCTTTACGATACCGACGTGGTTCCAGTCGGAAACGATCAGAAGCAGCATATTGAGATTACAAGAGATTTGGCTGAACGGATCAACAACAAGTATGGCAAAACTTTTGTAGTACCAGACGGAAGGTTTTTAAAGGAAGGTGCCAGGATTATGTCACTGGATGATCCTACCTCTAAAATGAGCAAAAGTGCGGAGAACATCCACAGCAGAATCTCACTTCTGGATGATGCAAATAAGATAAAAAAGTCTATTATGAGGGCAACAACAGATTCTGAGGGAACCATTCGCTTTGATATGGAAAACAAACCCGGCATCAGCAACCTATTAAATATTTACAGTGCATTTTCCGGAATGAAGGTTCCTGATATTGAGAAAAAATATGAAGGACTCGGTTACGGGGATTTTAAAAAGGATTTGGTGGAGGTTACAGTTGATGCAATTCTGCCGATCCAGCAAAGATATAACGAAATACGTGAATCGGAAGAGCTTATAACGATTTTAAAGGATGGCGCAGAAAAAGCAAACGCCATATCTGAAAAAACCATCAGCCGAGTAAAACATAAATTCGGACTGGGGCTCTAG
- a CDS encoding homocitrate synthase: MKKKCFLTDTTLRDGEQSPRLCLNPGQKKGLAVMLDQLGFYQIEAGIPAMGTFEKDMIAEIMDVRKQSKISVWNRMDKNDIRHSFDCNPDVIHISIPVSDGMIYTMLRQSRSWVSKTMNSCVSFAREQGYEVSVGFQDASRADISFLASLTESLQRMQVSSVRIADTVGILTPTTARKLVCSLKEHTDILLGIHTHNDLGMAEAVALEAAKSGAELVDVTLFGVGERAGNCDSFVFTKAAEPLFDFFPAYQPLMESEAKMRRLIF; this comes from the coding sequence ATGAAAAAGAAGTGTTTTCTTACAGACACAACGCTCAGGGATGGGGAACAGAGTCCCAGACTTTGTCTCAATCCAGGTCAAAAAAAGGGCTTGGCAGTGATGCTGGATCAACTGGGATTTTACCAGATAGAGGCTGGTATCCCGGCTATGGGAACTTTTGAAAAAGATATGATTGCAGAAATTATGGATGTTCGAAAGCAGTCAAAAATTTCTGTATGGAACCGAATGGACAAAAACGATATCCGCCATTCCTTTGACTGTAATCCCGATGTAATTCATATCAGTATACCTGTCTCTGATGGCATGATCTATACCATGCTCCGTCAAAGCAGATCATGGGTCTCCAAAACGATGAATTCCTGCGTTTCTTTCGCAAGGGAGCAGGGGTATGAAGTGTCTGTTGGCTTTCAGGATGCTTCAAGAGCAGACATATCATTCCTGGCCTCCCTAACAGAATCGCTTCAGCGTATGCAGGTTTCTTCCGTAAGAATCGCTGATACCGTTGGAATTCTCACACCCACAACAGCCCGCAAACTGGTGTGCAGTCTGAAAGAGCATACAGACATTCTTCTTGGTATTCATACCCATAATGATCTGGGTATGGCGGAGGCTGTTGCGCTGGAAGCTGCAAAATCTGGAGCAGAGCTGGTGGATGTTACGCTTTTTGGAGTAGGGGAGAGAGCCGGAAACTGCGATTCCTTTGTTTTTACCAAAGCAGCGGAGCCGTTATTTGATTTTTTCCCTGCATATCAGCCGCTGATGGAAAGTGAAGCAAAAATGCGAAGATTGATTTTCTAA
- a CDS encoding histidine kinase, protein MTDILKFSVPGKPEYVGTVRLAVSSLANCAGFDIEAVEDIKVAVSEACTNVVCHCKPECERIYEVACELGDGRIIISVMDRAGGYDLAKYQIPAIEQPKEGGLGIFIIKALMDEVDIFSELGLGTSIKMVKYLNRI, encoded by the coding sequence ATATTGAAATTTTCAGTCCCTGGAAAGCCCGAATATGTCGGTACGGTAAGATTGGCGGTATCTTCCCTCGCCAATTGTGCTGGGTTTGATATTGAGGCTGTAGAGGATATTAAGGTAGCAGTATCCGAGGCATGTACCAATGTGGTATGCCATTGCAAACCGGAATGTGAACGTATTTACGAGGTGGCCTGCGAGCTTGGAGATGGTAGAATTATTATCTCTGTAATGGATCGTGCAGGTGGATATGATCTGGCTAAATATCAGATTCCCGCAATAGAGCAACCCAAAGAGGGCGGTCTTGGCATCTTCATTATCAAAGCACTCATGGATGAAGTGGATATATTTTCCGAATTAGGTTTAGGTACCAGTATCAAAATGGTAAAGTATTTAAACCGAATATAG
- the nifB gene encoding nitrogenase cofactor biosynthesis protein NifB produces MSMNLVNLNVNQCKMCMPMGSVSAFYGIKGCMTLLHGSQGCSTYIRRHMATHYNEPVDIASSSLTEQGTVFGGEKNLVKGLENLISLYHPQVIGVATTCLAETIGEDLPRMIQDFYITHPEHNVKIIPVSSCGYSGTQYEGFFAALRAILQYTEMETAKHKKVNIITGMISPADTRYLKDLLNQLGTDYILLPDLSENLDGSYQAVYDRLPQGGTSLSDISKMAGSRLTIELSTLNSEAYSPGKYLNETYGVPLVRCSMPVGLRDTDAFIGHLLEKDSTIPAEVLKERGRYLDAMVDSHKYNGEGKAVVFGEPDFVYSMVRLCLENGITPVVTATGAKCDALESTLRDQIHQVADAFFIDDFVIADTCDFDHIEAYASKYDANLMIGSSDGRRIEEKMEIPLIRCAFPIHDHVGGQRTRTLGYEGSMMLLDKITNTILSRKEQSFRSELYEKYYQADFAPDKEKTKTHPCFSGCASGSARIHLPVAKKCNIQCNYCLRKFDCPNESRPGVTTRVLSPEEALEKYLVAKKSVPNLKVVGIAGPGDALADFEFTEKTLRLIRAQDPDVTFCISTNGLMLPLYAKEFSRLGITHVTVTINALDPAIGSLIYKTVTYMGTTYRGEAAAAILLANQLSGLRMLQELGIVCKVNIVMLKGINDEHIPEVVNKVKELGCFITNIMQMIPVTGSAFEHMPLTSNKEIMAMRKKCGQILNQMYHCKQCRADAVGTLEHDLSLEFEKLATPRLETNQIMQLESHQQQQSLVAAADQPAIPIRFAVASKGGVLVDQHFGHVSDFYVYEYHLGEFRFVERRGVAKYCSGSENCSAAVRDKSMQEDEIKAGKLEKIFDTISDCSCIIAMRIGESPKQKLAEKGIVSMMYYGKIEDAVAKAASILIDENEKTELIKKGSVLNGYRKEAIS; encoded by the coding sequence ATGAGCATGAATTTGGTCAATCTAAATGTGAATCAATGTAAGATGTGTATGCCTATGGGAAGCGTCAGTGCGTTTTATGGAATCAAGGGCTGCATGACTCTGCTCCACGGTTCTCAAGGCTGCAGTACTTACATAAGAAGACATATGGCAACCCATTATAACGAGCCGGTGGATATTGCATCCAGCTCTCTTACGGAGCAGGGAACCGTATTCGGCGGCGAAAAAAATCTCGTAAAGGGACTGGAAAACCTGATCTCTCTTTACCATCCCCAGGTCATCGGTGTGGCTACCACGTGCCTTGCGGAGACCATAGGGGAAGATCTGCCTCGAATGATTCAAGATTTTTATATCACGCACCCGGAGCACAACGTAAAAATTATTCCGGTATCCTCCTGTGGGTATTCAGGAACACAGTACGAGGGATTCTTTGCTGCTTTGCGGGCGATTCTCCAGTATACAGAAATGGAGACGGCAAAGCACAAGAAGGTTAATATTATTACGGGGATGATCAGCCCCGCCGACACAAGATATCTCAAAGATCTCTTAAACCAACTAGGGACGGACTACATTCTCCTTCCCGATTTATCTGAAAATCTTGACGGTTCTTACCAAGCTGTCTATGATAGACTACCCCAAGGCGGAACTTCTCTTAGCGATATCTCTAAAATGGCAGGTTCCCGCCTGACGATTGAGCTTTCAACCTTAAACAGTGAAGCCTATTCCCCGGGAAAATACCTCAACGAAACATATGGTGTACCCTTGGTTCGCTGCAGCATGCCGGTGGGCCTAAGAGATACAGATGCCTTTATCGGGCATCTGCTGGAAAAAGACAGTACCATTCCTGCTGAAGTACTCAAGGAAAGAGGAAGATACCTCGATGCCATGGTAGATTCTCACAAATATAATGGCGAGGGCAAAGCAGTAGTCTTTGGAGAGCCGGATTTTGTATACAGCATGGTGAGACTCTGCCTTGAAAACGGTATCACTCCCGTAGTCACGGCAACGGGGGCAAAATGTGACGCTCTTGAATCCACACTGCGAGATCAGATCCACCAGGTTGCCGATGCTTTTTTTATTGATGATTTCGTCATTGCTGATACTTGCGATTTTGACCATATTGAAGCGTATGCCTCGAAATATGATGCAAACCTAATGATCGGCAGCTCTGACGGCAGAAGAATAGAAGAAAAAATGGAAATTCCTTTGATTCGATGCGCATTCCCCATCCACGATCACGTAGGTGGTCAAAGAACCAGAACCCTTGGATACGAAGGCTCTATGATGCTTTTGGACAAAATTACAAATACCATTCTCAGCAGAAAAGAACAAAGCTTCAGAAGCGAGCTTTATGAAAAGTATTATCAGGCTGATTTTGCTCCTGACAAGGAAAAAACAAAGACCCATCCATGCTTCAGCGGGTGCGCATCCGGCTCTGCCAGAATTCATTTACCGGTAGCAAAAAAGTGTAATATTCAATGCAATTACTGTCTTAGAAAATTCGACTGCCCCAATGAAAGCCGCCCAGGAGTCACCACCAGGGTCCTTTCTCCTGAGGAGGCACTGGAAAAATATTTGGTTGCCAAGAAGTCCGTCCCAAACCTTAAGGTTGTGGGAATTGCCGGACCGGGAGATGCATTGGCAGACTTTGAATTTACAGAGAAAACGCTGCGCCTGATTAGAGCGCAGGACCCTGATGTAACATTCTGCATCTCAACCAACGGCCTTATGCTCCCCCTCTATGCCAAGGAGTTTTCCAGGCTTGGAATCACCCACGTCACGGTTACCATCAATGCCCTTGACCCTGCCATTGGAAGCCTGATCTATAAGACAGTAACCTATATGGGCACAACTTACCGCGGAGAAGCTGCAGCTGCAATCCTCCTTGCCAATCAGCTCAGCGGGCTGAGGATGCTGCAGGAGCTGGGAATTGTCTGTAAGGTAAACATTGTCATGCTCAAAGGCATCAACGATGAGCATATACCGGAAGTCGTAAATAAGGTGAAAGAGCTTGGCTGTTTTATTACCAACATCATGCAGATGATTCCCGTAACAGGCAGCGCATTTGAACATATGCCGCTGACCAGCAATAAAGAAATTATGGCAATGAGAAAGAAGTGCGGGCAGATTTTAAATCAGATGTATCATTGTAAGCAATGCCGGGCAGATGCGGTCGGTACCTTAGAGCACGATTTATCACTGGAATTTGAAAAATTGGCTACACCCCGGCTTGAAACCAACCAGATTATGCAGCTTGAAAGCCACCAGCAGCAACAGTCATTAGTCGCCGCAGCAGATCAGCCAGCTATCCCGATCCGTTTTGCAGTGGCTTCTAAGGGAGGCGTTCTGGTCGATCAGCACTTTGGCCATGTTTCCGATTTCTATGTCTATGAGTATCACCTTGGTGAATTTCGGTTTGTGGAGCGGCGAGGAGTGGCAAAATACTGCTCTGGCTCTGAAAACTGCAGCGCCGCAGTTAGGGATAAATCGATGCAGGAGGATGAGATAAAAGCAGGCAAGCTTGAGAAAATTTTTGATACGATCAGCGACTGCAGCTGCATCATTGCTATGAGAATTGGGGAAAGTCCAAAACAAAAGCTGGCAGAAAAGGGCATCGTATCAATGATGTATTATGGAAAGATTGAGGATGCAGTAGCAAAAGCCGCATCAATCCTCATAGATGAAAACGAAAAAACTGAATTGATTAAAAAAGGATCTGTATTGAACGGATACCGAAAGGAGGCCATTTCATGA
- a CDS encoding nitrogenase molybdenum-iron protein subunit beta, with product MLNLTPKKITPRTALRVNPCKTCQPVGAIYCALGVHRCMPHSHGSQGCVSYHRTFLTRHFKEPAIASTSSFTEGASVFGGGSNLKTGVKNVFDIYDPDMIAVHTTCLSETIGDDVGSYIMDIDLPDNKLVVHANTPSYVGSHVTGFYNMMCGFINYLSLNTKSPNGKIGIFPGFVNPADIREMKKLASMMKASFIMFPDQSGVMDAPMTGNYEMYPKGGTTKEEIISLGDCAKVLALGIFTSLEPANVLKRKCKVPYEALPLPIGIANTDQFIMELKKITQEEVPPALEEERGRLVDVMLDAHFYCYGKEVAVFGDPDTALGLTSFVLELGMIPKYVITGTPSDGFEKKAAELFDLFQVEGCMAKASADLFELHQLIKNEPVDLLLGTSYGKQIAKAENIPFVRAGFPVLDRYAHSYFPIVGYLGGLRLTELITCALMDQFDRECEDEDMDVVM from the coding sequence ATGTTAAATTTAACACCCAAAAAAATCACTCCGCGCACCGCGCTGCGAGTCAATCCATGTAAAACCTGTCAGCCCGTGGGGGCGATCTACTGTGCACTTGGCGTTCACAGATGCATGCCCCACAGTCATGGATCACAGGGCTGCGTCTCTTATCACAGAACGTTTCTTACCAGGCACTTTAAAGAACCGGCCATTGCCTCCACCAGCTCGTTCACAGAGGGAGCTTCCGTATTCGGAGGCGGCAGCAATTTGAAAACCGGTGTCAAAAACGTATTTGACATCTATGATCCCGACATGATTGCGGTTCACACAACCTGTCTCAGCGAAACCATCGGCGACGATGTGGGCAGCTATATTATGGATATCGATCTTCCTGACAACAAGCTGGTCGTTCATGCAAATACACCAAGCTATGTGGGCTCTCATGTTACGGGATTTTACAATATGATGTGTGGATTTATTAATTATTTATCCCTGAACACAAAGAGCCCAAACGGCAAAATCGGTATCTTCCCGGGATTTGTAAACCCGGCAGACATCAGGGAAATGAAAAAACTGGCGTCGATGATGAAGGCATCCTTTATCATGTTTCCTGATCAAAGCGGGGTTATGGATGCTCCCATGACAGGAAATTACGAAATGTACCCGAAAGGAGGCACCACGAAGGAAGAAATTATCAGTCTCGGAGACTGTGCAAAGGTATTGGCCTTAGGTATTTTCACATCTTTGGAGCCAGCTAATGTACTGAAGCGAAAATGTAAGGTGCCCTATGAAGCACTTCCTCTTCCCATCGGAATTGCTAATACGGATCAATTTATCATGGAACTGAAAAAAATTACGCAGGAAGAGGTTCCCCCAGCGCTTGAAGAAGAGCGGGGACGTCTTGTAGACGTGATGCTGGATGCTCACTTTTACTGCTACGGGAAAGAAGTAGCAGTATTTGGTGATCCGGATACTGCTTTGGGTCTCACCAGCTTTGTTCTGGAACTGGGCATGATTCCCAAATATGTAATCACCGGAACCCCCAGCGATGGCTTTGAGAAGAAAGCTGCTGAACTTTTTGATCTTTTCCAAGTTGAAGGGTGTATGGCCAAAGCTTCTGCGGATCTGTTCGAGCTCCACCAGCTGATCAAAAATGAGCCTGTGGACCTGCTCCTTGGAACAAGCTACGGAAAACAGATTGCAAAGGCAGAAAATATTCCCTTTGTCAGGGCTGGCTTTCCCGTACTGGATCGATATGCCCACTCCTATTTCCCGATTGTTGGATATTTGGGAGGGCTCCGCCTTACAGAACTGATCACTTGCGCCCTGATGGACCAGTTTGACAGGGAATGCGAAGATGAGGATATGGATGTCGTAATGTAA
- a CDS encoding (2Fe-2S) ferredoxin domain-containing protein, with amino-acid sequence MIAPKYHVFICTSGRPNGIQKGFCHSKGSVDLVGYFSEEVEDRDLSDDVMITNSGCFGICAKGPVVVVYPEGVWYGNLTEEDVPRIVEEHFEKGIPVADLMI; translated from the coding sequence ATGATCGCACCCAAATATCATGTTTTTATTTGTACCAGCGGCAGACCCAACGGCATTCAGAAGGGTTTTTGTCACTCGAAGGGAAGTGTTGATTTAGTCGGATATTTTTCTGAGGAAGTCGAAGACCGTGATTTGTCCGATGACGTGATGATCACAAACAGCGGGTGCTTCGGGATCTGTGCCAAAGGTCCCGTTGTAGTGGTCTATCCCGAAGGAGTCTGGTATGGAAATCTCACCGAAGAGGATGTTCCTAGAATTGTCGAGGAGCATTTTGAAAAGGGCATCCCTGTCGCTGATCTCATGATCTGA
- the nifD gene encoding nitrogenase molybdenum-iron protein alpha chain: MREKELVLDQYNAKVYKNRKEHILQIDESAEDQAIAANSRSIPGIMTNRGCCYAGCKGVVLGPLKDALVLTHGPIGCGFYSWGTRRNKAKTESGENYIQYCFSTDMQEPDIVFGGETKLRKAIEEAMEIFHPETILICSTCPVGLIGDDIHAIASETEKKYGITCVAFSCEGYKGVSQSGGHHIANNGVMRHIIGTGDTPIEKKYKVNLLGEYNIGGDGWETERILKRIGYEVIAVLTGDGSVESLRNSHQADLNLVMCHRSINYIAEMMHTKYGIHWLKVNFIGIDATIQTLRDMAAYFDEPELTARTEEIIADELSVIAEARAYYHSKLQGKTAALYVGGSRSHHYQALLADFGISTVLAGYEFAHRDDYEGRDMLPFIKEDADSKNIESITVEPDPEKFKAFLTKEKYEELRARIPLDSYKGLIHDMKTGSIVVDDLNHFETEEFLRLLKPDIFLSGIKDKYVLQKANVLSRQLHSYDYSGPYSGFNGAINFARDLTMGLYTPVWKFVIPPWKNHSTLQASLAEITGGEEATC; the protein is encoded by the coding sequence ATGCGAGAAAAAGAGCTGGTACTGGATCAATATAATGCCAAGGTCTACAAAAATAGAAAGGAGCACATTCTTCAAATCGATGAAAGTGCAGAAGATCAAGCCATTGCGGCAAACTCCAGAAGTATTCCGGGGATTATGACAAACCGAGGCTGCTGTTACGCTGGATGTAAGGGCGTTGTACTTGGTCCTCTTAAGGATGCGCTGGTACTGACCCACGGCCCCATTGGCTGCGGCTTTTATTCATGGGGAACAAGACGAAACAAGGCAAAAACCGAAAGCGGAGAAAACTATATTCAATACTGCTTTTCCACAGATATGCAGGAGCCTGATATCGTATTCGGCGGAGAGACGAAACTCCGAAAGGCAATTGAGGAGGCGATGGAAATCTTTCACCCTGAAACCATTCTGATCTGTTCCACATGTCCTGTGGGACTTATTGGTGACGATATTCACGCCATTGCCTCAGAGACGGAAAAGAAATACGGAATTACCTGCGTTGCCTTCAGCTGTGAAGGCTATAAGGGCGTCAGCCAGAGCGGCGGGCACCATATTGCAAACAACGGAGTCATGCGTCACATCATCGGGACAGGAGATACGCCCATCGAAAAGAAATATAAGGTCAATCTTCTCGGAGAATACAATATTGGCGGTGACGGCTGGGAAACGGAACGGATTCTGAAACGAATCGGTTATGAAGTAATCGCGGTGCTGACAGGGGATGGAAGCGTGGAAAGTCTGAGAAATTCACATCAGGCTGACTTGAACCTTGTGATGTGCCACAGATCCATCAATTATATCGCTGAAATGATGCATACGAAATATGGAATTCACTGGCTCAAGGTAAATTTTATCGGTATCGACGCAACCATTCAAACATTAAGGGATATGGCCGCATACTTTGATGAACCTGAACTTACAGCGAGAACAGAGGAGATTATTGCAGATGAGCTTTCGGTCATTGCAGAAGCAAGAGCATACTATCACAGTAAACTTCAGGGGAAAACAGCAGCGCTTTATGTCGGCGGATCAAGATCCCACCACTATCAGGCGCTTCTGGCGGATTTCGGAATCTCCACAGTGCTGGCAGGCTATGAGTTTGCCCACCGAGATGACTACGAAGGCCGCGACATGCTCCCCTTTATTAAAGAGGACGCAGACAGCAAGAACATCGAAAGTATAACAGTTGAGCCCGATCCGGAGAAATTCAAAGCCTTTCTCACCAAAGAAAAATATGAAGAACTGAGAGCCCGAATCCCTCTGGATTCTTATAAGGGACTGATTCACGATATGAAAACCGGGAGCATTGTTGTAGACGATCTGAACCATTTTGAAACTGAGGAATTTCTCCGCCTTTTAAAACCAGATATCTTCCTCTCTGGAATCAAGGATAAGTACGTACTGCAAAAGGCCAACGTCCTCTCCCGCCAGCTGCACTCTTACGATTACAGCGGACCGTACTCCGGTTTTAACGGAGCCATCAATTTTGCCAGGGATCTGACCATGGGACTTTATACACCGGTCTGGAAGTTTGTAATTCCGCCCTGGAAAAATCATTCAACCCTGCAAGCCTCGCTGGCAGAAATTACAGGAGGTGAAGAAGCAACATGTTAA
- a CDS encoding SigB/SigF/SigG family RNA polymerase sigma factor translates to MSNKELFERYRETGSKELRNEIVERYLYIVDILIKKYLNKGVEYEDLYQVGSMALVFAVERYDASKGFEFTSFATPTIIGEIKRYFRDKGWAVKVPRRLKEISAQISPAKEFLYGKLNRVPTVSELAQHLGYSEEDILEAMEGGQAYSTYSLNQTFDEGGEEGEGAVLEKYTGREEHGYKSFENAELIKSVLMELSDKEQDIFKRRFFKNETQQDIAQEMGVSQMTISRLEKKIREKFKTAVRA, encoded by the coding sequence ATCAGCAACAAGGAGCTTTTCGAGAGGTATCGTGAAACTGGAAGCAAGGAACTTCGCAACGAGATCGTCGAAAGGTACCTTTATATCGTTGATATATTAATAAAAAAATATTTAAACAAGGGCGTGGAATATGAAGATTTGTATCAAGTAGGCTCCATGGCCCTAGTTTTTGCTGTAGAAAGATATGATGCCTCCAAGGGGTTTGAATTTACGAGCTTTGCCACCCCTACCATCATCGGAGAAATCAAACGATATTTTAGAGATAAAGGTTGGGCTGTTAAAGTACCAAGAAGACTAAAGGAGATATCTGCACAGATCTCCCCTGCCAAGGAATTTTTATATGGAAAGCTGAATCGTGTACCCACTGTTTCTGAACTTGCCCAGCATCTCGGATATTCCGAAGAAGATATATTGGAAGCCATGGAAGGCGGACAAGCTTACAGTACATACTCTTTGAACCAGACCTTTGATGAAGGCGGTGAAGAAGGGGAAGGGGCTGTTCTTGAAAAATACACGGGCAGAGAAGAGCATGGTTATAAAAGTTTTGAAAATGCCGAGTTAATCAAGAGTGTATTAATGGAGCTGTCTGATAAGGAACAGGATATCTTTAAGCGAAGATTTTTTAAAAACGAAACACAGCAGGATATCGCCCAGGAAATGGGAGTATCGCAGATGACCATATCCAGGCTCGAGAAAAAGATCAGAGAAAAATTCAAGACTGCCGTAAGAGCTTGA
- the nifE gene encoding nitrogenase iron-molybdenum cofactor biosynthesis protein NifE yields MGEMNILDERKQFIQIGNSSDGCSGIKCDSDSLSGAVSQRACVYCGARVVLNPITDAFHIVHGPIGCASYTWDIRGSLSSGSELYRNSFSTDLCEKDVVFGGEKKLAAAIDELATLHNPKVIFVYATCIVGVIGDDVDAVCKAAEQKYGIRVIPVKSPGFSGNKSYGYKMACDAIMSLISPCAKEGEKHGVNILGDFNLAGEMWIIKNYLKEIGIDVVSTITGDASYDSITKAPSAELNIVQCAGSMTYLANRMEEEMGIPYIKVSFFGIEDTGSALVRIAEAVGTSDNIARAKEFTQKESSRLKAALSKYDSCLKGKKAAIYVGGGFKAISLIRQFAAMGMKTVVVGTQTGKPEDYEVINQLVDKDTVILDDANPAELEQFMKQMGADILVGGVKERPLAYKLGIAFCDHNHERKHALAGYDGVINFTEEVNRSINSPVWQYLNIPTPKGGGLAL; encoded by the coding sequence ATGGGTGAAATGAACATATTGGATGAGAGAAAGCAATTCATTCAGATTGGAAATTCTTCTGACGGCTGTTCTGGAATCAAGTGTGACAGCGACAGCCTTTCCGGTGCGGTAAGTCAGAGAGCCTGTGTCTACTGCGGAGCACGAGTCGTATTGAATCCAATCACCGATGCCTTTCATATCGTTCACGGCCCAATCGGCTGTGCAAGCTACACCTGGGATATTCGCGGCAGTCTTTCCAGCGGAAGTGAGCTGTACCGCAACAGCTTTTCAACGGATTTGTGTGAAAAGGATGTTGTTTTCGGCGGCGAGAAAAAGCTTGCCGCCGCCATTGATGAGCTTGCAACACTTCACAACCCGAAGGTGATCTTCGTTTATGCAACCTGTATCGTCGGCGTCATCGGTGATGATGTGGATGCGGTATGCAAGGCAGCCGAGCAAAAGTATGGCATTCGGGTGATTCCTGTAAAATCACCCGGATTTTCCGGAAATAAATCCTATGGCTATAAGATGGCCTGCGATGCGATTATGAGCCTGATTTCTCCCTGCGCGAAAGAAGGAGAAAAGCACGGTGTCAACATTCTTGGAGATTTTAACTTGGCAGGAGAGATGTGGATCATCAAAAATTATTTAAAGGAAATCGGGATTGATGTGGTTTCCACCATTACCGGTGATGCTTCCTATGACAGCATCACAAAGGCGCCATCAGCGGAACTGAACATCGTTCAGTGTGCGGGCTCCATGACCTATCTGGCAAACCGTATGGAAGAAGAGATGGGAATTCCTTATATCAAGGTGAGTTTTTTCGGTATTGAAGATACAGGATCGGCCCTTGTCCGCATTGCGGAAGCTGTCGGGACTTCGGATAACATTGCACGCGCCAAAGAGTTTACTCAAAAAGAATCTTCTCGGTTGAAAGCGGCCTTGTCAAAATATGATTCCTGCCTGAAAGGGAAAAAAGCTGCAATTTATGTGGGCGGTGGATTTAAGGCCATCTCCCTGATCCGGCAGTTTGCTGCCATGGGAATGAAGACCGTTGTGGTGGGTACTCAGACTGGAAAACCCGAGGATTATGAGGTAATCAACCAGTTAGTCGACAAGGATACTGTTATTTTGGACGATGCAAATCCTGCGGAGCTGGAGCAGTTCATGAAGCAGATGGGCGCGGATATTTTGGTGGGCGGGGTAAAGGAACGACCTTTGGCATACAAGCTTGGAATCGCATTCTGCGATCACAACCACGAAAGAAAACATGCACTGGCTGGATACGATGGCGTCATCAATTTTACAGAAGAAGTGAACCGGTCGATCAACAGTCCGGTCTGGCAGTATCTTAACATTCCGACACCGAAAGGAGGGGGGCTTGCGTTATGA